A genome region from Brassica oleracea var. oleracea cultivar TO1000 chromosome C2, BOL, whole genome shotgun sequence includes the following:
- the LOC106324863 gene encoding uncharacterized protein LOC106324863, with the protein MKTIIKLGIGLSLVFGFLLLALIAEVYYLLRWKKHKKRVISQESEEEKEEEQQQQTGYAKELIQLFCFKKPQSLHANNGGSEGEEVSRNQDLELGLMKHLEGGGEEGFEAELMKLHNQRFLFTIMEETKADLESDDGKSRSRTRSLSDVPAGVNDCNTPGLASPTTLKSSPLESYSHHEFNPLFETEGELEFNKFFKSSSSPPPKFKFMRDAEEKLRRRMIEEAKRRELKPELSVVSEGSFLKFMTPATVNREKKQSNQESVETVSFRTSSGTKS; encoded by the coding sequence ATGAAGACTATAATTAAGTTAGGGATTGGGTTGAGTTTGGTGTTTGGGTTTCTTCTCTTAGCACTTATTGCAGAAGTCTATTACCTTCTGAGATGGAAGAAGCACAAGAAGAGAGTCATAAGCCAAGAGAGTGAGGAAGAGAAAGAAGAAGAGCAACAACAACAAACCGGGTACGCTAAGGAACTTATCCAGCTCTTCTGCTTCAAAAAGCCTCAGTCTTTACATGCCAACAACGGCGGAAGCGAAGGAGAAGAAGTCTCGAGGAATCAAGATTTGGAGCTTGGCTTGATGAAACATCTGGAAGGAGGAGGAGAAGAAGGGTTTGAAGCAGAGCTCATGAAGCTTCATAACCAGAGGTTTCTCTTCACAATCATGGAAGAGACGAAAGCTGATTTGGAATCTGACGACGGGAAGTCGAGATCGAGGACGAGGAGCTTGAGTGATGTTCCGGCTGGAGTAAATGACTGTAATACCCCTGGATTGGCTTCTCCGACAACACTAAAGTCGTCTCCTTTGGAGTCTTACTCGCACCACGAGTTCAATCCTCTGTTCGAAACAGAGGGTGAGCTTGAGTTCAACAAGTTTTTCAAGTCGTCTTCTTCGCCTCCGCCGAAGTTCAAGTTCATGAGGGACGCGGAAGAGAAGCTGAGGAGGAGAATGATCGAGGAAGCCAAGAGGAGAGAGCTAAAACCGGAACTTTCGGTTGTATCAGAAGGTTCGTTCTTGAAGTTCATGACTCCTGCGACGGTGAACAGAGAGAAGAAACAGAGTAATCAAGAATCTGTTGAAACGGTGTCGTTTCGTACTTCATCAGGTACAAAGTCTTAG